A portion of the Edaphobacter lichenicola genome contains these proteins:
- the lspA gene encoding signal peptidase II, giving the protein MSSTDKTYETTAPSTDKVRDRRGLALAISAGVILLDRITKHIVVQQLPNGQTHTVIPGVFRISDVHNTGAAFSMFAETASPDTVRYILIAFSVIAVLVLLGMLWRVGRTLSLSTVALALILGGAFGNLYDRVKYKYVVDFLEVRIYHYHWPDFNVADSCIVIGACLLLIEIFRPQPTES; this is encoded by the coding sequence ATGTCCTCAACCGACAAGACCTACGAAACCACCGCACCATCGACCGACAAAGTCCGCGATCGACGCGGCCTCGCGCTCGCCATCTCTGCCGGCGTCATCCTGCTCGACCGCATCACCAAACACATCGTCGTCCAGCAACTCCCCAACGGCCAGACCCACACCGTCATCCCCGGCGTCTTCCGCATCTCCGACGTCCACAATACCGGCGCAGCCTTCAGCATGTTCGCTGAAACCGCATCGCCCGATACAGTCCGTTACATCCTCATCGCCTTCTCAGTCATCGCGGTCCTGGTTCTCCTCGGAATGCTATGGAGAGTAGGACGCACTCTCTCCCTCAGCACCGTAGCTCTAGCCTTGATTCTCGGCGGAGCCTTCGGCAACCTCTACGACCGCGTCAAATACAAGTACGTCGTCGACTTCCTCGAAGTCCGCATCTACCACTATCACTGGCCTGACTTCAACGTAGCCGACAGTTGCATCGTCATCGGCGCATGCCTCCTCCTCATCGAAATCTTCCGGCCCCAACCAACCGAATCCTAA
- the uvrA gene encoding excinuclease ABC subunit UvrA, with amino-acid sequence MNDQITIRGARTHNLKGIDVDIPHNALTVVSGVSGSGKSSLAFDTVYAEGQRRYVESLSAYARQFLERIEKPDVDFMDGLAPAIAIKQKNQTRNPRSTVATATEIYDYLRLLYARCGTVTCLHCGGIVKHDTVDEIITTLFALPEGTRTYVLFPIVRAEVKLEPMQIATPDVEAEAPKPKKTVAKKSTKAAKPVESLTLTDTLKDRLTELRRRGYNRLYQSGKIVEFSAPESLLELDFTQPIFALIDRLSISPESRARIVDAIETGYRESDEVQFHIPPSQDNENPTKLRFSAAFECTTCHRVYREPEPRLFSFNNPYGACPRCQGFGNTIDFDPNLIIPDKSRTLDEGAIAPWTTTKYRPHHGEMKRAAKAAGIPTDIPWYDLTPAQQAFIEDGNGTFPGIRGFFAALERKKYKLHVRVFLSKYRGYALCPDCRGQRLRAEARAVLINNQNICETSALTITGAQQFFDNLQLSPAQLEVAGKILEEVRQRIHFLHQVGLDYLTFDRLSSTLSGGEAQRIQLATSLGSRLVGALYVLDEPSIGLHTRDTAKLIGIMKDLRDLGNTILVVEHDPDVIRAADHLLDLGPGAGELGGQLLASGTVAEVTANLNSITGRYLSGRATIPVPKHRREPGREHLKLTGARIHNLRGVDLDIPLGLLCCVTGVSGSGKSTIVHQVLYRGLMQALGQTEGADPAHLYRELSGTQHLNDVVLVDQSPIGRTPRSNPVTYIKAFDDIRSLFAAQPDAKRRGFGPGHFSFNVPGGRCDVCEGDGTVTVEMQFLADIELPCEECNGTRYKSSILDIRYKGKNIHDVLNMTVKEALVYFAGHPKIVDKLYVLDEVGLGYVRLGQSATTLSGGEAQRVKLASHLATARSVTNRSANDTAAKARSRTLYILDEPTTGLHFDDVAKLLAAFRKLIEGGGSLLVIEHNLDVIKSADWVIDMGPEGGSGGGQIVATGTPEEIAANPSSHTGHWLAPVLNLAAPKHEPELQVTA; translated from the coding sequence ATGAATGACCAGATCACAATTCGCGGCGCACGAACCCACAACCTCAAGGGCATCGACGTCGACATCCCGCACAACGCCCTCACCGTCGTCTCAGGCGTTAGCGGCTCCGGCAAATCCTCGCTCGCCTTCGACACCGTCTACGCTGAAGGCCAGCGACGCTACGTCGAATCTCTCTCCGCCTACGCCCGTCAGTTCCTCGAGCGCATCGAAAAGCCTGACGTCGACTTTATGGACGGTCTCGCCCCTGCAATCGCGATCAAGCAAAAAAATCAAACGCGTAATCCCCGCTCCACCGTCGCCACCGCGACCGAAATCTACGACTATCTCCGCCTCCTTTACGCACGCTGTGGCACCGTCACCTGCCTGCACTGCGGCGGCATCGTCAAGCACGACACGGTAGACGAAATCATCACCACGCTCTTCGCCCTACCCGAAGGCACCCGCACCTACGTCCTCTTCCCCATCGTCCGCGCCGAGGTCAAACTCGAGCCAATGCAAATCGCAACACCCGACGTCGAGGCGGAAGCTCCGAAACCCAAAAAGACCGTCGCAAAAAAATCCACAAAGGCCGCAAAGCCTGTCGAGAGTCTCACCCTCACCGACACTCTCAAAGACCGCCTCACCGAGCTCCGCCGACGCGGCTACAATCGCCTCTATCAATCAGGAAAAATAGTCGAGTTCTCCGCCCCCGAATCCCTCCTCGAACTCGACTTCACCCAGCCCATCTTCGCCCTCATCGACCGCCTCTCCATCAGCCCCGAGAGCCGCGCAAGAATCGTAGACGCCATCGAGACCGGCTACCGCGAATCCGACGAAGTTCAGTTCCACATTCCGCCGAGCCAGGACAATGAGAACCCAACGAAGTTGCGGTTCTCCGCCGCGTTCGAGTGCACTACCTGCCATCGCGTCTACCGCGAGCCCGAACCGCGCCTCTTCTCCTTCAACAACCCCTACGGAGCCTGCCCTCGCTGCCAGGGCTTCGGCAACACCATCGACTTCGACCCCAACCTCATCATCCCCGACAAGTCCAGGACCCTCGACGAGGGCGCCATCGCCCCCTGGACAACGACCAAATACCGCCCCCATCACGGCGAGATGAAGCGAGCCGCCAAAGCCGCAGGCATCCCCACCGACATCCCCTGGTACGATCTCACGCCCGCACAACAAGCCTTCATCGAAGACGGCAACGGGACCTTCCCTGGCATCCGAGGTTTCTTCGCCGCCCTCGAGCGCAAAAAATACAAGCTCCACGTCCGCGTCTTCCTCTCGAAATATCGCGGCTACGCCCTCTGCCCCGACTGCCGCGGCCAGCGTCTCCGCGCCGAAGCCCGCGCCGTGCTAATCAATAACCAGAACATATGCGAAACCTCCGCCCTCACCATCACCGGAGCCCAACAGTTCTTCGATAATTTGCAACTATCACCGGCACAATTAGAAGTCGCCGGAAAAATCCTCGAAGAGGTCCGTCAGCGCATCCACTTCCTCCATCAGGTCGGCCTCGACTACCTCACCTTCGACCGCCTCAGCTCCACCCTCTCCGGCGGCGAAGCCCAGCGCATCCAACTCGCAACCTCCCTTGGCTCGCGTTTAGTCGGCGCGCTTTACGTCCTCGACGAGCCCAGCATCGGCCTCCACACTCGTGACACCGCCAAGCTCATCGGCATCATGAAAGATCTTCGCGACCTCGGCAACACCATCCTCGTCGTCGAGCACGACCCCGACGTCATCCGCGCCGCCGACCACCTCCTCGACCTCGGCCCCGGCGCCGGCGAACTAGGCGGCCAACTTCTCGCCTCTGGCACAGTCGCAGAAGTCACTGCCAATCTAAACTCCATCACAGGCAGATATCTTTCCGGCCGCGCGACGATCCCCGTCCCCAAACACCGCCGCGAACCTGGCCGCGAGCACCTCAAACTCACAGGCGCCCGCATCCACAATCTCCGCGGCGTCGACCTCGACATCCCCCTAGGCCTCCTCTGCTGCGTCACCGGCGTCAGCGGCTCCGGCAAGTCCACCATCGTCCACCAGGTTCTGTATCGCGGTCTGATGCAAGCCCTCGGCCAGACCGAAGGCGCCGACCCCGCACACCTCTACCGCGAACTCTCCGGCACCCAGCACCTCAACGACGTCGTCCTCGTCGATCAGTCCCCCATCGGCCGCACTCCGCGCTCTAATCCCGTCACCTACATCAAAGCCTTCGACGACATCCGCTCCCTCTTCGCCGCGCAACCCGATGCCAAGCGCCGCGGCTTCGGCCCCGGCCACTTCTCCTTCAACGTCCCCGGCGGCCGCTGCGACGTCTGCGAAGGCGACGGCACCGTCACCGTCGAGATGCAGTTCCTCGCCGACATCGAACTCCCCTGCGAAGAATGTAACGGAACGCGTTACAAATCCAGCATTCTGGACATCCGCTACAAGGGCAAAAACATCCACGACGTCCTCAACATGACCGTCAAGGAAGCTCTCGTCTACTTCGCAGGCCATCCTAAGATCGTCGACAAGCTCTACGTCCTCGACGAGGTCGGCCTTGGTTACGTCCGTCTCGGCCAGTCCGCCACTACTCTCTCAGGCGGCGAAGCCCAGCGCGTCAAACTCGCCTCACACCTCGCCACCGCCCGCTCCGTCACCAACCGCAGCGCCAACGACACCGCGGCGAAGGCTCGCAGCCGCACCCTCTACATCCTTGACGAGCCCACCACCGGCCTCCATTTCGACGACGTCGCCAAGCTCCTCGCAGCCTTCCGCAAGCTCATCGAAGGCGGCGGCTCCCTCCTCGTCATCGAGCACAACCTCGACGTCATCAAATCCGCCGACTGGGTCATCGACATGGGCCCCGAAGGCGGCTCCGGCGGCGGCCAGATCGTAGCCACCGGCACCCCGGAAGAGATCGCCGCCAACCCCTCCAGCCACACCGGCCATTGGCTCGCACCGGTCCTCAACCTCGCCGCACCGAAGCACGAACCAGAGCTACAGGTCACAGCATGA
- a CDS encoding tetratricopeptide repeat protein, with translation MSVSFSSFASKAILAKLPLVSVFALLLAIPAYAQLPAGTTDTTQPQTPKEDPLRAQANVALDTQDYPTALKLLITLAAKNPTDAHLLYDLALTQDALDQTSEAEATYRRAIAADPTYFDPHLALGLLLARTGRLTDAHAELLKATTLTTDNQPLKARAYRALARVDQPTNPAAASDDLLSALKISPETAEDILLSGELAEALGDTTAAELAYRRLLAVDPQNHDATAALTHLLLHQQQPDKAEALLTTALANDPDNPTLNAQLASLYEQQGKTAQAIPIAVKLHAAHPNDAALTRLLARLYSHNQQYDQAAPLYAALIVQSPQDPTLLDDAADVQIHLKNFASAESLLKRAIARPDAFPSKNDLAQAASHLAFAASSNNDPTTTLQAIDIRDKLLPQSPSSLFLSATAHDKLHHTKQATDLYKQFLSVANGQFPDEEWEARHRLLTLEHMK, from the coding sequence ATGAGCGTTTCGTTCTCTTCCTTCGCATCCAAAGCCATCCTTGCGAAGTTGCCCCTCGTATCAGTTTTTGCGCTCCTGCTAGCCATTCCAGCCTACGCTCAACTCCCCGCCGGCACGACCGACACAACGCAGCCACAAACTCCAAAGGAAGACCCCCTCCGCGCCCAGGCCAACGTAGCCCTCGACACGCAGGACTACCCCACCGCCCTCAAGCTCCTCATCACTCTCGCCGCCAAAAATCCCACCGACGCCCACCTCCTCTACGATCTGGCCCTTACCCAGGACGCGCTCGACCAAACCTCCGAGGCCGAAGCCACCTACCGCCGAGCGATCGCCGCCGATCCCACCTACTTTGACCCGCACCTCGCGCTCGGCCTCCTTCTGGCCCGCACCGGCAGGCTCACCGATGCCCACGCCGAGCTCCTCAAAGCCACCACCCTCACCACCGACAATCAGCCTCTCAAAGCCCGCGCCTACCGCGCCCTCGCCCGCGTCGATCAGCCTACCAACCCCGCCGCAGCCAGCGATGACCTCCTCTCCGCCCTGAAGATCTCACCTGAAACAGCCGAGGATATCCTCCTCTCCGGGGAGCTAGCCGAAGCGTTAGGAGACACCACCGCCGCAGAGCTGGCCTACCGCCGTCTTCTGGCCGTGGATCCGCAAAATCATGACGCCACTGCAGCTCTCACCCATCTCCTCCTGCACCAGCAGCAACCGGACAAGGCCGAGGCCCTCCTTACAACAGCCCTCGCGAACGACCCCGACAACCCAACCCTCAACGCCCAGCTAGCCAGCCTCTACGAGCAGCAGGGCAAAACTGCGCAGGCCATCCCCATCGCCGTCAAGCTCCACGCCGCCCATCCCAACGACGCCGCCCTCACCCGCCTGCTGGCCCGGCTCTACAGCCACAACCAGCAGTACGACCAGGCCGCCCCCCTCTACGCCGCCCTTATCGTCCAGTCTCCGCAAGATCCCACCCTCCTCGACGATGCCGCCGACGTCCAGATCCATCTCAAAAACTTCGCCTCCGCCGAGTCCCTCCTCAAGCGCGCCATAGCCCGACCGGACGCCTTTCCGAGCAAGAACGACCTCGCCCAGGCCGCCAGCCATCTCGCCTTCGCCGCCTCGTCCAACAATGACCCCACAACGACCTTGCAAGCGATAGATATTCGTGATAAATTGCTGCCACAGTCACCGTCATCTCTGTTCCTCTCGGCAACTGCGCACGACAAGCTACATCACACCAAACAGGCGACCGACCTGTACAAACAGTTCCTCTCCGTGGCAAACGGCCAATTTCCGGATGAGGAGTGGGAGGCCCGCCACCGCCTCCTCACCCTCGAGCACATGAAGTAG
- a CDS encoding Dyp-type peroxidase, with translation MSKLNETDIQGFVLRGYNMPFARYLFLHFDDALLAAALVHRLMREITTGQRWDTGKPQSTVNIAFTHRGLAALNLPDATLLSFPVEFQQGMKKRAAILGDTGRNAPDQWDELWREDQVHAWLGVNASTPEALNARCADMVSIMRETKGAILLAAQDAASLVFNGVPTTKEHFGYTDGFGNPDYLGVERSSQPGQGKLMPDGKWAPLATGELLLGYADEAGELPVAPVPHILASNGTFMVYRKLHQNLATFRTYLEEHAPLYSGGKEKLASKFIGRWRDGTPIELSPDHPDESITQDPSRSTNFTYSADPEGTRCPVGAHVRRVNPRDAFGFDGKLINRRRITRRGLPYGPSAAEDEPASDADDRGVIFIALNANISRQFEFVQQQWINYGNDARLGNEKDMLLGNHATGKGRFVVQGDATPTNPPFICGNLPNFVELRGGDYFFLPSITALGMIGMGLVDPR, from the coding sequence ATGAGTAAGCTCAACGAAACCGACATCCAGGGATTTGTCCTCCGTGGATACAACATGCCCTTTGCGCGATACCTCTTCCTGCACTTCGACGATGCACTTCTCGCAGCTGCACTCGTTCACAGGCTGATGCGCGAGATCACCACAGGCCAACGCTGGGACACCGGCAAGCCACAAAGCACCGTAAACATCGCATTTACCCATCGCGGACTCGCAGCACTCAACCTTCCCGACGCCACACTTCTCAGCTTCCCGGTTGAGTTCCAGCAAGGCATGAAGAAACGTGCAGCAATCCTCGGCGACACCGGTCGCAACGCTCCCGATCAGTGGGACGAGCTTTGGCGCGAAGATCAGGTACACGCGTGGCTCGGAGTAAACGCATCTACACCCGAAGCCCTAAATGCCCGCTGTGCCGACATGGTATCCATCATGCGCGAAACCAAAGGAGCAATCCTCCTTGCTGCGCAGGACGCGGCCTCGCTCGTCTTCAACGGCGTTCCGACAACCAAAGAACACTTCGGCTACACCGATGGCTTCGGCAATCCCGACTACTTAGGTGTAGAGCGCAGCAGTCAACCTGGCCAGGGAAAGCTGATGCCCGACGGCAAATGGGCGCCCCTCGCCACAGGCGAGCTCCTTCTGGGTTACGCCGATGAAGCCGGCGAACTTCCCGTCGCCCCCGTGCCTCACATCCTCGCCAGCAACGGCACCTTCATGGTCTACCGCAAGCTGCACCAGAACCTCGCCACCTTCCGCACCTACTTAGAAGAGCACGCGCCACTCTACTCCGGCGGCAAAGAAAAACTCGCATCCAAATTCATCGGCCGCTGGCGAGACGGCACCCCCATCGAGCTCTCACCCGACCATCCCGATGAATCAATCACCCAAGACCCAAGCCGCAGCACCAACTTCACCTACTCAGCCGATCCCGAAGGCACTCGCTGCCCCGTCGGCGCCCACGTCCGCCGAGTTAACCCACGCGACGCCTTTGGCTTCGACGGCAAACTCATCAATCGCCGCCGCATCACGCGCCGCGGCCTTCCCTACGGACCATCAGCCGCCGAAGACGAGCCCGCCTCTGACGCGGACGACCGCGGCGTCATCTTCATCGCTCTCAACGCAAACATCTCGCGCCAGTTCGAGTTCGTCCAGCAGCAGTGGATCAACTACGGCAACGACGCTCGCCTCGGCAACGAAAAGGACATGCTCCTGGGCAATCACGCTACCGGCAAGGGAAGGTTCGTTGTTCAAGGAGACGCCACCCCAACCAATCCGCCCTTCATCTGCGGCAACCTCCCCAACTTCGTCGAACTGCGCGGTGGAGACTACTTCTTTCTCCCCAGCATCACCGCACTAGGAATGATCGGCATGGGACTAGTCGATCCCCGTTAG